A DNA window from Loxodonta africana isolate mLoxAfr1 chromosome 7, mLoxAfr1.hap2, whole genome shotgun sequence contains the following coding sequences:
- the LOC100676105 gene encoding olfactory receptor 10AG1-like: protein MNRQGMPPEDNLTEVVEFVLLGFADIPHLQWFLFGLFLIIYVIILMSNGTIFLITKMDPALQSPMYFFLANFSFLEICYVSATLPRMLMNLGTQRRTISLGACAAQMCFVLIFGAAECFLLAVMAYDRYMAICNPLQYPLVMNHRVCIQLVTGSCTIGIPVQIGQMYQIFSLPFCGSKQINHFFCDISPILKLACGDTFVNEMLVYTVAVLFGMVPFLLILGSYSKIISIILKLPSATGQAKAFSTCSSHLMVVMLFFGSGIITYLRPNTRHSEGTDKVLSLFYTILTPMFNPLIYSLRNKDVIMALRKLLYK, encoded by the coding sequence ATGAATCGTCAAGGAATGCCACCAGAAGATAATCTAACTGAAGTGGTGGAATTTGTTCTCTTGGGCTTTGCTGACATACCCCATCTCCAGTGGTTCCTTTTTGGATTGTTTTTAATCATCTATGTTATTATCCTGATGAGCAATGGCACCATATTCCTAATAACAAAAATGGATCCTGCTCTCCAGAgccctatgtattttttcctggcaaatttttccttcttggAGATCTGCTATGTATCAGCTACTCTCCCCAGAATGTTGATGAATCTTGGGACTCAGAGAAGAACAATTTCCTTAGGTGCCTGTGCTGCACAGATGTGCTTTGTCCTTATATTTGGAGCCGCCGAGTGTTTCCTCCtggcagtgatggcctatgaccgctacaTGGCCATTTGTAACCCTCTGCAGTATCCTCTAGTCATGAACCACAGGGTCTGCATTCAGTTGGTGACTGGCTCCTGCACCATTGGAATCCCAGTTCAGATAGGGCAGATGTATCAgattttctctctgcctttttgtGGATCTAAGCAAATcaaccacttcttctgtgacattTCCCCAATACTCAAGCTGGCTTGTGGGGACACCTTTGTAAATGAGATGTTGGTCTACACAGTTGCTGTGTTATTTGGCATGGTTCCATTTCTGTTGATACTTGGCTCCTACAGTAAAATcatctccatcatcctgaagttGCCATCAGCCACAGGCCAAGCCAAAGCTTTCTCTACCTGCTCGTCTCATCTTATGGTTGTGATGTTATTCTTTGGATCAGGCATTATTACATACTTAAGACCCAACACTAGACACTCAGAGGGAACTGACAAAGTGCTTTCTCTTTTCTACACTATCCTAACTCCTATGTTTAATCCCCTGATATATAGTTTAAGGAACAAAGATGTCATAATGGCATTGAGAAAATTGCTATATAAATAA